From the genome of Thiobacter sp. AK1, one region includes:
- the dprA gene encoding DNA-processing protein DprA produces the protein MHADDRLDWVALSLIPGLSSERLRLLLSRFGTPDRIFATPPSALATVVQEALAHAISARRFDGAAVETTARWLEDPVNHIITLADPAYPRCLLEIADPPPLLYLKGDPAWLGRPGFAIVGSRHATVQGRRDAMAFAEALSRAGLCIVSGLAVGVDAAAHEGGLAGGGGSIAVVGTGLDIVYPAANRALAHRLAQEGLLLSEFPLGTPPRAQHFPRRNRLISGLSRGVLVVEAAPRSGSLITARLAAEQGREVFAVPGSIHSPLSKGCHRLIKEGAKLVETAQDVVDELGVGASAAFPESATQRAVSQEAERCLRALGHAPLGLDGLVARTGLTPERLSSILLELELAGRVAVLPGGLYQAIF, from the coding sequence ATGCACGCCGACGACCGCCTAGACTGGGTCGCCCTATCCCTCATTCCGGGTCTATCGTCTGAACGCCTGCGTCTGCTGCTGTCCCGGTTCGGCACCCCGGATCGCATCTTCGCCACGCCGCCCTCGGCCCTGGCCACCGTGGTGCAGGAGGCGCTTGCCCACGCCATCAGCGCACGCCGATTCGACGGGGCAGCCGTCGAAACGACGGCCCGTTGGTTGGAAGACCCCGTAAACCACATCATCACGCTCGCCGATCCAGCCTATCCCCGTTGTCTGCTGGAGATCGCCGATCCGCCGCCGCTGCTTTATCTCAAGGGCGATCCCGCATGGCTTGGGCGCCCGGGCTTTGCCATCGTCGGCAGCCGCCATGCCACGGTGCAGGGCCGCCGGGACGCGATGGCCTTTGCCGAGGCCCTCTCGCGCGCAGGTTTGTGCATCGTGAGCGGGCTCGCCGTCGGGGTGGATGCCGCCGCCCACGAAGGGGGGCTCGCCGGTGGCGGGGGCAGCATCGCCGTGGTGGGCACGGGTCTGGACATCGTCTATCCCGCCGCCAACCGGGCTCTGGCGCACCGGCTGGCGCAGGAAGGCCTCCTGCTATCCGAGTTCCCCCTCGGCACGCCCCCGCGCGCCCAACACTTTCCCCGGCGGAACCGCCTCATCAGTGGGCTGTCCCGGGGCGTGCTGGTCGTGGAAGCCGCGCCCCGGAGCGGTTCCCTCATCACTGCGCGGCTCGCGGCTGAACAGGGGCGCGAGGTGTTCGCCGTGCCGGGTTCTATACACTCGCCCTTGAGCAAGGGATGCCATCGCCTCATCAAAGAGGGCGCGAAGTTGGTGGAAACCGCCCAGGACGTGGTAGACGAGCTGGGCGTTGGCGCGTCGGCCGCCTTTCCAGAAAGCGCCACGCAGCGAGCCGTTTCCCAGGAGGCGGAGCGGTGCCTACGCGCCCTGGGCCATGCGCCGCTGGGACTGGACGGTCTGGTCGCGCGCACAGGGTTGACGCCGGAAAGGCTTTCCTCCATTCTGCTGGAACTGGAGCTGGCCGGCCGCGTGGCCGTGCTTCCCGGTGGCTTGTACCAGGCAATTTTCTGA
- a CDS encoding DUF494 family protein, whose translation MFEAAHNSDQGKLARELSEAGCEEAEISQAFGWFKGLKRLSQAEGEAEALRKSDALRLYGAPEQVRLDAQSRGLLAFLEGSGVLTPLERECVIDRALALDETEVTVDQVKWIVLMVLWSRGRDYVFMEDFLTGQTDPRLQ comes from the coding sequence TTGTTTGAAGCAGCGCACAACTCCGATCAGGGCAAGCTCGCCCGGGAATTGTCAGAGGCGGGCTGCGAGGAAGCGGAGATTTCCCAGGCCTTCGGCTGGTTCAAGGGGCTGAAGCGCTTGAGCCAAGCCGAGGGTGAGGCCGAGGCGCTTAGGAAAAGCGACGCCCTGCGGCTTTATGGCGCCCCGGAACAGGTCCGGCTCGATGCGCAAAGCCGCGGCCTGCTCGCTTTCCTGGAAGGCTCGGGCGTGCTCACCCCCTTGGAGCGGGAGTGCGTCATCGACCGCGCGCTGGCCCTGGACGAGACAGAAGTCACCGTGGATCAGGTGAAATGGATCGTGCTCATGGTGCTCTGGAGCCGGGGCCGCGATTACGTTTTCATGGAAGATTTCCTCACCGGCCAGACGGATCCTCGCCTGCAATGA